One genomic region from Pagrus major chromosome 24, Pma_NU_1.0 encodes:
- the LOC140992020 gene encoding ATP-binding cassette sub-family C member 4-like, protein MEEVRKASKTNPAATAGLFSKIFFWWLNPLFRIGYKRRLEEDDLYEVLAEDESERLGQELHRYWDHEVQMATKELRKPRLSKAIIRCYWKPYAVLGFFTLLEEVIKVIQPVILGLLIRYFESYDPEDNQALYRSLGYAAALSICSIGLALLHHLYFFHVQRAGMKIRVAMCHMIYKKALCLSSSAMGKTTTGQIVNLLSNDVNKFDEVTIFLHFLWVGPLQAAAVVGLLWVEIGPSCLAGMVVLMFLMPVQTMFGRLFSKFRSKTAALTDSRIRTMNEVVSGIRIIKMYAWEKPFAALVSEVRSKEISKIMKSSYLRGLNMASFFCASKIIVFITFTIYVLLGNPITASRVFVTVSLYTAVRLTVTLFFPSAIEKLFECRVSIRRIQEFLLLNEMEKNSPALPQDEKNPDKNKDASVEIQDLTCYWDKSLDAPSLHNVSLSLNSNQLVAVIGPVGAGKSSLLSSILGELPDEKGVLKVKGQLTYAAQQPWVFPGTIRSNILFGKELNPQKYERVIKACALKRDMELLPDGDLTLIGDRGATLSGGQKARVNLARAVYQDADIYLLDDPLSAVDAEVGRHLFEQCICGLLRNKPRILVTHQLQYLKAVDQILVLKEGHMVAKGTYTELQQSGVDFTSLLKKEEEEEQQQPPQDIAARNRTLSQNSVLSQASSVHSVKDGDQLPAEPVQTVAEESRAQGTIGVSLYMKYLRAGANILVLLFVVLINILAQVAYIVQDWWLAYWAEEQEKLTANSTVIQNGQNATEELNLNFYLGIYGGLTLATIIFGFIRNLLFFHVLVRCAQSLHNRMFNTILKTPVRFFDINPIGRVLNRFSKDIGQLDSNMPWTFVDFTAVFLQILGVVAVSVSVIPWILIPVLPLLLFFIYLRRYFLQTSRDIKRLESTTRSPVFSHLSSSLQGLWTIRAFGAEQRFQKMFDAHQDLHSESWFLFLTTSRWFALRLDGICSIFVTITTFGCLLLRNQLEAGAVGLALSYSVTLMGMFQWGVRQSAEVENMMTSVERVVEYTELESEAPWETHKRPPPDWPSKGLVTFDRVSFSYSEDGPLVLQSMKAMFRPKEKVGIVGRTGAGKSSLVSALFRLAEPQGKIYIDGVLTSEIGLHDLRQKMSIIPQDPVLFTGTMRKNLDPFNQHTDEELWNALQEVQLKPAVEELPGKLETVLAESGSNFSVGQRQLVCLARAVLRKNRILVIDEATANVDPRTDQLIQKTIRDKFRECTVLTIAHRLNTIIDSDRILVLDAGKIHAYDEPYTLLKDKDGIFYKMVQQTGKQEAAALLEAAKEAYEGRSRPNISNGHAETADGNLVIFETAL, encoded by the exons ATGGAAGAAGTTAGGAAAGCTTCAAAGACCAACCCGGCGGCGACGGCCGGCCTTTTTTCCAAGATATTTTTCTG GTGGCTCAATCCTTTGTTCCGCATTGGATACAAACGCAGGCTGGAAGAAGATGACCTGTACGAAGTGCTGGCGGAGGATGAGTCTGAGAGACTGGGCCAGGAGCTGCACAG ATACTGGGATCATGAGGTCCAGATGGCTACCAAAGAGCTGCGGAAACCTCGACTCTCAAAAGCCATCATCAGGTGCTACTGGAAACCGTATGCAGTGCTGGGATTCTTTACCCTCCTCGAA GAAGTCATTAAAGTGATCCAGCCGGTCATCTTGGGGTTGTTGATTCGGTACTTTGAAAGTTACGACCCAGAGGACAATCAAGCTCTTTACCGGAGTCTGGGCTATGCAGCTGCCTTGTCTATATGCAGCATCGGCCTGGCGCTGCTCCATCACCTCTACTTCTTCCATGTTCAGAGAGCAGGCATGAAGATCAGAGTGGCTATGTGTCACATGATCTACAAGAAG GCTCTGTGTCTCAGCAGTTCAGCCATGGGAAAGACCACCACTGGCCAGATTGTCAACCTCCTGTCCAATGACGTCAACAAGTTTGATGAA GTGACGATCTTCCTGCACTTCCTGTGGGTGGGGCCTCTTCAGGCAGCTGCAGTGGTGGGGCTGCTGTGGGTGGAAATCGGCCCGTCCTGCTTGGCAGGAATGGTGGTGCTCATGTTCCTGATGCCTGTGCAAACCATGTTCGGAAGGCTGTTTTCTAAGTTCAG GAGTAAAACAGCTgctctgactgacagcaggATCCGCACAATGAACGAGGTGGTGTCTGGAATTAGGATCATTAAGATGTACGCCTGGGAGAAACCCTTCGCTGCTCTGGTCTCTGAGGTCAGAAG CAAAGAGATCTCCAAGATCATGAAGAGCTCCTACCTACGAGGCCTGAACATGGCCTCCTTCTTCTGCGCCAGCAAGATCATTGTCTTCATCACCTTCACCATCTACGTCCTTCTGGGAAATCCCATCACAGCCAGCCGTGTGTTCGTGACCGTGTCGCTGTACACTGCTGTGCGACTCACCGTCACACTCTTCTTCCCAAGTGCCATTGAAAAGCTGTTTGAGTGCCGTGTTAGCATCCGCAGGATTCAG GAGTTCTTGTTGCTGaatgagatggaaaaaaacagcccTGCACTGCCACAGGATGAGAAGAATCCAGATAAAAATAAGGACGCCTCAGTGGAGATACAGGACCTGACATGCTACTGGGACAAG AGTCTGGATGCTCCGTCTCTGCAcaacgtctctctctctctgaactcGAATCAGCTGGTAGCTGTAATTGGACCGGTGGGAGCTGGAAAG TCATCACTGCTGAGCTCAATCCTGGGAGAGCTGCCTGATGAAAAAGGGGTactaaaggtcaaaggtcagctgaCCTATGCGGCCCAACAGCCCTGGGTGTTCCCTGGAACCATCCGCAGTAACATCCTGTTTGGGAAAGAGCTGAACCCCCAGAAGTATGAGCGAGTCATCAAAGCCTGCGCTCTGAAGAGG gacATGGAGCTGCTCCCTGATGGAGACCTGACGCTGATCGGGGACAGAGGGGCCACACTCAGCGGGGGACAGAAAGCTCGTGTCAACCTGGCGAG ggCTGTGTATCAGGATGCAGACATCTACCTCCTGGACGATCCTTTAAGTGCTGTGGATGCTGAAGTTGGGAGACACCTCTTTGAACA GTGCATCTGTGGCCTTCTGAGGAACAAGCCTCGTATCCTGGTTACACACCAGCTGCAGTACCTGAAGGCAGTCGACCAGATTCTGGTGCTCAAAGAG GGTCACATGGTGGCAAAGGGGACgtatacagagctgcagcagtctGGAGTGGACTTCACCTCGTTgctgaagaaggaggaagaggaggagcagcagcagcctcctcagGACATCGCCGCCAGGAACAGAACTCTGTCACAGAACTCCGTGCTCTCACAGGCCTCATCTGTGCACTCAGTCAAAGATGGAGACCAGTTACCG GCAGAGCCGGTTCAGACAGTAGCAGAGGAGAGTCGGGCTCAAGGAACCATCGGCGTGAGTCTGTATATGAAATACCTGAGAGCTGGAGCCAACATCCTGGTTCTGCTCTTTGTCGTGCTGATCAACATTCTGGCTCAG GTTGCATACATCGTGCAGGACTGGTGGCTGGCTTACTG GGCTGAAGAGCAAGAGAAGCTGACTGCTAACAGCACCGTCATCCAAAACGGTCAAAACGCCACCGAAGAGCTGAACTTAAACTTCTACCTGGGAATCTATGGAG gtttgaCTTTAGCCACCATCATTTTTGGCTTCATCAGGAATTTGCTCTTCTTTCACGTGCTGGTGAGGTGTGCACAGTCTCTGCACAACCGCATGTTCAACACCATACTCAAAACACCTGTTCGCTTCTTTGACATCAACCCTATCG GAAGAGTCCTGAACAGGTTTTCAAAGGACATCGGCCAGCTGGATTCTAACATGCCGTGGACTTTTGTGGACTTCACTGCT GTGTTCCTGCAGATTCTTGGTGTGGTCGCTGTGTCGGTGTCAGTGATCCCCTGGATCCTCATCCCTGTGctccccctccttctcttcttcatcTACCTGCGTCGCTACTTCCTGCAGACCTCCAGAGACATCAAGCGTCTAGAGTCCACCA CTCGGAGTCCAGTCTTCTCCCACCTGTCCTCGTCTCTTCAGGGCCTGTGGACGATCCGAGCCTTCGGAGCAGAGCAGAGGTTCCAGAAAATGTTCGACGCCCATCAGGACTTGCACTCAG AGTCCTGGTTCCTGTTCCTGACCACCTCTCGTTGGTTTGCTCTCCGTCTTGATGGCATCTGCTCCATCTTTGTGACTATCACCACTTTTGGCTGCCTGCTGCTCAGAAACC AGCTGGAAGCTGGCGCTGTTGGTTTGGCTCTATCCTACTCTGTCACACTGATGGGCATGTTCCAGTGGGGTGTTAGACAGAGTGCCGAGGTGGAGAACATG ATGACGTCAGTGGAGAGAGTGGTGGAGTACACTGAGTTGGAGAGTGAAGCACCCTGGGAAACCCACAAGCGTCCTCCTCCTGATTGGCCCAGCAAAGGCCTGGTGACCTTTGACCGAGTGAGCTTCTCTTACAGTGAGGACGGACCGCTGGTGCTGCAGAGCATGAAAGCCATGTTCCGACCCAAAGAGAAG gTTGGTATTGTGGGTCGGACCGGTGCTGGGAAAAGCTCTCTGGTCTCAGCTCTGTTCCGCCTGGCAGAGCCTCAGGGGAAGATCTACATCGATGGTGTTCTGACCTCTGAGATCGGCCTCCATGACCTGCGCCAGAAGATGTCCATCATCCCACAG GACCCAGTGCTGTTCACAGGCACCATGAGGAAGAACTTGGACCCTTTTAACCAACACACTGATGAAGAGCTGTGGAACGCTCTGCAAGAG GTGCAGCTGAAGCCTGCGGTGGAGGAGCTGCCCGGTAAGTTGGAGACGGTTCTGGCCGAGTCAGGCTCCAACTTCAGCGTGGGCCAGAGGCAGCTGGTGTGTCTGGCCAGAGCCGTCCTGAGAAAGAACCGCATCCTCGTCATCGACGAGGCCACAGCCAACGTGGACCCCAG GACAGATCAGCTGATCCAGAAAACCATACGGGACAAGTTCAGAGAATGTACTGTTCTGACCATCGCTCATCGCCTCAACACCATCATAGACAGCGACAGGATACTG GTTCTAGATGCAGGGAAAATTCACGCCTATGATGAGCCTTACACCCTGCTTAAAGATAAAGACGGCATCTTTTATAAAATGGTGCAGCAGACCGGCAAACAGGAGGCTGCAGCTCTACTAGAGGCAGCTAAAGAG GCCTACGAGGGCAGAAGCCGTCCCAATATTTCAAATGGACACGCAGAAACAGCGGATGGTAATTTGGTTATCTTTGAGACTGCTCTGTAA